Part of the Alphaproteobacteria bacterium genome is shown below.
GAGTCGGTGCGTGCGATATGCAGCCCGATGATGCCGTAGCGCCCGTCCTGGCGCAGCAGCAGCGGCGAGCCGCTGTCGCCCTCGATGGCATCGCATTCGTGCAAGAGCAGCGGTACCTCGCCGGCGACCCCGACCAGCCCGCAATCCTCGTGCACCGTCAGCACGTGCGGCCGGTCCTCGCTGTAGCCCGCCTGCAGCAGCACGCCGCCGTCGAGCGCCAGCGCCGCCGCGTCCTCGAACGCCAGCGGCCAGATCGGCGTCGGCGGTGTGGTCAGGGTGTGATCCAGCGTCACCACCGCCCAGTCGCGCCACATCGTCGCCATCTCCTGCGCATGGGCCCGGTCATAGCCCTCGGCCACCGCATAGCCGGTGGCGACCGCGACGTCGGCATAGTCGCCCTGGCTGTAGCCGGCGAGGAAATGGATGGCGCTGGCCGGAGCCCAGCGGCCCTGGGCGACGTCGTACAGGCAGTGGGCGGCGGTCAGCACGCGGTCGGGCGCGATCAGCACGCCGGTGCAGAAGGCGCGGCCGGCGCGGTTGAGCCGGCCGATCGAGGTCCAGGGCACGGCGCGGCTGTCGGCAAGGCTGCGGTCGTCGTCGCCGATCACCCGCATCTCGGCATGGGTCGCCTGGCTCATGGCGAGCAGCGCGGCAAGAACGAGAGGCGGGCGGGGCATGGCGGGGCGCTGGCCTGGCGGATCGACAATGGCGCGGCGCGGCGGCGCCGCGTCGTCCCAAGCTATAGCCTGCCTGAGCGCGGGGGGCGACATGTCCGCGCGCCGGTGCCGCGAATGTGACGCGGGCTGGCGACCGCGCGACGAGGGGCTAAACTGGCGCGGACTCGGGCGCGGCGACATCCGCGGCAACAGGGGGGGAGGAAAACGGCGGTCATGACCGAGACCGTGACGACGGCCTATCGCGTTCTCGACGAAGCGGCGCTGCGCGCCTTGCTGGCCGGTGTGCCGCATGTCGCCGCCGTGCTGGGCGGCACACCGGCGGCCTGGTCGGTGTGCGAGGTCGGCGACGGCAACCTGAACCAGGTGTTCCTGGTCAAGGGGCCGGCCGGCGGCGTCTGCGCCAAGCAGGCGCTGCCCTATGTGCGCGCGGCCGGCGAGAGCTGGCCGCTGAAGCCGATCCGCGCGTTCTACGAATATTGCTGCATGATGGCGCACGGCCCGCATGCCGCCGGCCACGCCCCCGACGTCTATCACTTCGAGCCGGCGCTCTACCTGATCGTGATGGAGCTGCTGCAGCCGCATATCATCATGCGCCGCGGCATGATCGCCGGCACGCGCTATCCGTGCTTCGCCGCCCACATCGGCGATTACATGGCGCGCACGCTGTTCTTCACCTCCGACCTAGCGTTGCGCGCGGCGGAGAAGAAGGCGCAGATGACCATCTTCTGCGGCAACACCGAGCTGTGCAAGATCACCGAGGACCTTATCTTCACCGACCCGTACACCGCCTGCGACCGCAACCGCTGGACCAGCCCGCAGCTGGACGGAATCGCGGCGGCGTTCCGCGGCGACGCGGCGCTGAAGGCGGCGGTTTCGGAGCTGAAGCTGCGCTTCATGGCCGACGCGCAGGCGCTGCTGCACGGCGACCTGCACACCGGCTCGGTGATGGTGACCGAGACCGACACGCGGGTGATCGATCCGGAGTTCGCCTTCTACGGGCCGATGGGCTTTGACGTCGGTGCGGTGATCGGCAACCTGCTGATCAACTATTTCGCCCAGGACGGCCACGCCACGGCCGACGATCCGCGCGACGCCTACCAGGCCTGGGTGCTGCAGACGGTGCGCGACGTCTGGACCGGCTTCGCCGCCAAATTCGCCGCGTTGTGGGAGACCGACCGCACCGGCGGCGCCTATCCGCGCGCGCTGTTCGAGGACGCCGGCGACCGGGACGCGCTGCGGGCGGCGCGCCGCGCCTACATGGCCGCGCTGTACCGCGACACGCTGCGTTTCGGCGCGGCCAAGATGATCCGCCGCATCCTCGGCTTCGCTCACAACATCGATCTCGACTGGATCGCCGACGCCGACATGCGCGCGCTGTGCGAGACGCGCTGCCTGCGGCTGGCCCGCGCCATGCTGGTCGAGCCGCAGCGTTTCGGCTCGATCGATGTCCTGACCGACGCCGCGGTGCGAACGCGAAGCACGATCACCAGCCTGACAGGAACATGACCATGGCCGCTGCCCGTTTTCCCTTCCGCGACAAGACCATCGTCGGCATGGCGCATTTCCCGCCGCTGCCCGGCGCGCCGTTCTACGACCGGGCCGGCGGAATGGCCCGGATCGTCGACTCCATCGTCGCCGACGTCGCCGCGCTGCAGGACGGCGGCATCGATGCGATCATGTTCGGCAACGAGGGCGACCGGCCCTACACCACCGGCGCACCGGTGGAATCGGTGGCGGCGATGGCGGCGGTGATCGGCCAGGTCAAGCCGATGCTGCGGGTGCCGTTCGGCGTCAACTATCTGTGGAACCCGAAGGCGACCGTGGCGCTGGGTGCCGCCACCGGCGCCGCCTTCGGCCGCGAGATCATGACCGGCGCCTATGCCAGCGACATGGGGCTGTGGGTGCCGGATGCAATGGCGGCGATGCGGCTGCGCGCCGAGCTGGGCCGCGACGACTTCGCCTTGATCTTCAACATCAACGCCGAATTCGCCTCGTCGCTGGACACGCGGCCGATCGCGGTGCGGGCGAAGAGCGCGGTGTTCTCCGCCTGCGCCGACATCGTCGCCGTCTCCGGCCCGATGACCGGCCAGGGCGTCGACGCCTCGGACCTCGCCGCGGTGAAGGAGGCGCTGCCCGGCACGCCGGTGTTCGCCAACACCGGAGTCCGCGCCGATACGGTGGCCGAGATCCTCAAGGTCGCCGACGGCTGCGTGGTCGGCACAGCGCTCAAGGTCGGCGGCGACACCTGGAACCCGGTCGACGCGGACAGGGTGAAAGCGTTCATGGCCGCAGTGGAGCGCGCGCGGTGACCTGCGCTTGGGTTTCGACACCGCCACTGTCATTGCGCGGCGCTGCAGGCGGCGCGGCAATCCGGGCACGGACTTGCGCACCGGAGCCTGGATTGCCGCCTCGCTCCGCTCGTCGCCATGACGGCAGGGTGGCCGCGCTCTTCATCGGGACGATGCCATGACCCTGCTGATCGGCATCGACATCGGCACCACCTCGACGATCGGCATCCTGATCGACGGGGCGGGCAACGCGTTGGCGACCGCGCGGCGCGAGACCGACCTGCACTCGGACCACGCCAACTGGGCGGAGGAAGAGCCGGCGCAGTGGTGGGACAACACCTGTGCGGTGATCCGCGCGCTGGTCGCCGCGGCCGACCGGCCGGTCGCCGCGATCGGCGTCACCGGCATGGTGCCGGCGCTGGTGCTGCTCGATGCCGAGGGAAGGGTGCTGCGCCGCTCGATCCAGCAGAACGACGCGCGCGCCGTCGCCGAGATCGCGGCGATGCAGGCGGAATGCGATGGCGATGCGTTCTTCGCAGCGACCGGTGGCAGCGTCAACCAGCAGCTGGTCGGGCCGAAGCTGCGCTGGCTGGAGGTGCACGAGCCGGACGTGTTCGCACGCATCGCCACGGCATTCGGCTCCTACGACTACATCGCCTGGCGCCTGAGCGGCGCGCAGAGCGTGGAGCGCAACTGGGCGCTGGAATCGGGCCTCTACGACGTGCGTACCCGCGCGTTCGCGGCCGATCTGCTGGCGCTCGGCCATGCGCAGGCCGCCTGGCTGCCGCCGATCCGCGACGCGCACGAGGCGATCGGCGCGGTGACGGCGGAAGCGGCCGCCGCGACCGGGCTGGCCGCGGGCACGCCGGTGGTCGCCGGCTGTGCCGACCACGTCGCCTCCGCCTTCGTTGCCGGCGTGGTCGACGACGGCGACCTGCTGGTCAAGTTCGGCGGTGCCGGCGACATCCTGCTCGCCACCCAGGCGCTCAAGCCGGACCCGCGGCTGTTCGTCGATTACCACATCGTGCCCGGCCTGCACCTGACCAACGGCTGCATGGCGGCCAGCGGCAGCGTCCTGAAATGGATCGCGCGCGAGTTCGGCCGCGACACGATGGGCTATGCCGAGCTGGACGCGTTGGCGGCTTCGACGCCGCCGGGCGCCGACGGCCTGATCCTGCTGCCCTACTTCCTCGGCGAGAAGACGCCGCTGCACGACCCGCATGCCCGCGGCACGCTGGTCGGCCTCGGCCTGCACCACCGGCTCGGCCATGTCTGGCGCGCCGCGCTCGAAGGCGTGGTCTACGGCTTCCGCCACCATCTCGCGGTGTTCGACGAGATGGGCCTGGCGGTGAAGCGCGTGGTCAGCTCCAACGGCGGCTCCGAGAGCGCGGTGTGGCTGCAGATCGCCGCCGACTGCCTCGGCCACCCGGTCACCCATGTGGCGAAGCACCCCGGCTCCTGTTTGGGCGCCGCCTATGTCGCCGGCGTCGGCGTCGGTGCGTTCGCGGACTACGCCCAGGTCGGGCAGTATGTCGAACCGGGCCGCACCTACACGCCCAGGCCGGCGTTCGCCGCGGTCTACGACCACGGCTACGGCCGCTTCCGCGAGACCTACGAGCGGCTGCGGCCGATGTACCCGCGGCTGTCGATCGCCCGCTGAATTCTTATTTGTTCGGGACAGTTCCGAATTGTTCCGAAGCATGGAGGCAGGCCGATGGCCAAGGTGACGATCTCGATGCCCGACGAGATGACCGCCTATGTCGCGGCCCGTGTCGAGAGCGGGCAATATGGCAACGTCAGCGAGTTCTTTCGCGATCTCGTCCGTCGCGACCAGCGGGCGAACCAGGCGAACGCGGACCTGCGCGCCCTTTT
Proteins encoded:
- a CDS encoding trypsin-like serine protease, with product MPRPPLVLAALLAMSQATHAEMRVIGDDDRSLADSRAVPWTSIGRLNRAGRAFCTGVLIAPDRVLTAAHCLYDVAQGRWAPASAIHFLAGYSQGDYADVAVATGYAVAEGYDRAHAQEMATMWRDWAVVTLDHTLTTPPTPIWPLAFEDAAALALDGGVLLQAGYSEDRPHVLTVHEDCGLVGVAGEVPLLLHECDAIEGDSGSPLLLRQDGRYGIIGLHIARTDSEGFELGVAVPSAAFAGPIGALLGDGVIGAPAARP
- a CDS encoding BtpA/SgcQ family protein, which codes for MAAARFPFRDKTIVGMAHFPPLPGAPFYDRAGGMARIVDSIVADVAALQDGGIDAIMFGNEGDRPYTTGAPVESVAAMAAVIGQVKPMLRVPFGVNYLWNPKATVALGAATGAAFGREIMTGAYASDMGLWVPDAMAAMRLRAELGRDDFALIFNINAEFASSLDTRPIAVRAKSAVFSACADIVAVSGPMTGQGVDASDLAAVKEALPGTPVFANTGVRADTVAEILKVADGCVVGTALKVGGDTWNPVDADRVKAFMAAVERAR
- a CDS encoding type II toxin-antitoxin system ParD family antitoxin → MAKVTISMPDEMTAYVAARVESGQYGNVSEFFRDLVRRDQRANQANADLRALLAEAEASGPDGRAPEDVWAEGEARALSRGA
- a CDS encoding FGGY family carbohydrate kinase — translated: MTLLIGIDIGTTSTIGILIDGAGNALATARRETDLHSDHANWAEEEPAQWWDNTCAVIRALVAAADRPVAAIGVTGMVPALVLLDAEGRVLRRSIQQNDARAVAEIAAMQAECDGDAFFAATGGSVNQQLVGPKLRWLEVHEPDVFARIATAFGSYDYIAWRLSGAQSVERNWALESGLYDVRTRAFAADLLALGHAQAAWLPPIRDAHEAIGAVTAEAAAATGLAAGTPVVAGCADHVASAFVAGVVDDGDLLVKFGGAGDILLATQALKPDPRLFVDYHIVPGLHLTNGCMAASGSVLKWIAREFGRDTMGYAELDALAASTPPGADGLILLPYFLGEKTPLHDPHARGTLVGLGLHHRLGHVWRAALEGVVYGFRHHLAVFDEMGLAVKRVVSSNGGSESAVWLQIAADCLGHPVTHVAKHPGSCLGAAYVAGVGVGAFADYAQVGQYVEPGRTYTPRPAFAAVYDHGYGRFRETYERLRPMYPRLSIAR
- the mtnK gene encoding S-methyl-5-thioribose kinase, whose translation is MTETVTTAYRVLDEAALRALLAGVPHVAAVLGGTPAAWSVCEVGDGNLNQVFLVKGPAGGVCAKQALPYVRAAGESWPLKPIRAFYEYCCMMAHGPHAAGHAPDVYHFEPALYLIVMELLQPHIIMRRGMIAGTRYPCFAAHIGDYMARTLFFTSDLALRAAEKKAQMTIFCGNTELCKITEDLIFTDPYTACDRNRWTSPQLDGIAAAFRGDAALKAAVSELKLRFMADAQALLHGDLHTGSVMVTETDTRVIDPEFAFYGPMGFDVGAVIGNLLINYFAQDGHATADDPRDAYQAWVLQTVRDVWTGFAAKFAALWETDRTGGAYPRALFEDAGDRDALRAARRAYMAALYRDTLRFGAAKMIRRILGFAHNIDLDWIADADMRALCETRCLRLARAMLVEPQRFGSIDVLTDAAVRTRSTITSLTGT